The sequence TGAAACGACAAGTTTAGAGTTAGGACAAAAAATCTTCTTACCTTTAGGAACAGTTGCCAGCCAAGTTGCGATCAAACAATTAGGAACTAACGGCGGCGGTTTTTATGGTGGGAACTCTACGTACCCTTTTGAAAATCCCAATTTGATCAGTAATTTTGTGGAAAATATTTCGATTTTACTGATTCCAGCTGCTTTGATCGTCGCATTTGGCTTGTACGTTAAAGAGTGGAAACAAGGCAGAACGATCATGATCGTGTCGCTCGGTTTTTTAATTGCTGCAATGATTGGTGTGACATTAAGCGAATATTATGGTCCACAGTTTAGTCATGTGCTTGGACAAATGAACTTAGAAGGAAAAGAAATGCGTTTTGGTGTTGGTTGGTCTAGTCTTTGGGCGGTTAGTACAACAGCTGCTTCTAATGGTTCGATCAATGCCATGTTAGATAGTTTTATGCCATTAGGTGGATTGATTCCGATGTTTTTGATGCAATTAGGAGAGATTATTTTTGGTGGTACAGGAAGTGGCTTATATGGAATGATTGCTTTTATCTTATTAGCAATATTTATTGCAGGTTTACTAGTTGGACGTACGCCAGAATACCTTGGGAAAAAAATCGAGCCTTTTGATATGAAGATGGTTTGTTTAGTCATTTTAACGCCGCTTCTTTTAACACTGTTAGGTACAATGTTATTCATCTTAAATCCGCAAGCAATGAGTTGGTTGACGAATTCAGGACCGCATGCTTTTTCAGAAGTTCTCTATGGTTTTTCTTCTCTAGCCAATAACAACGGGAGTGCTTTTGCAGGATTGACGGCAGATACAACATTCTTGAATATTCTAGGTGGTATGATCATGATTTTTTCTCGGTTTATTCCAATGCTTGCAATCATTTATCTTGCGGCTAATTTAGGGAAAAAGAAAATCGTAGCAACTGGCTCAGGTACACTTTCAACAACCAATGCAACATTTGTGACAATGCTGATCATTGTGATTTTAGTTATTGGGGCATTAAGCTTCTTACCAGCAATGGCATTGGGGCCAATTGCGGAACATTTCATTACAAAATAAGTAAAAGAAGGGGATTCTTTTGAAAAATACGCAAAATAAGCGCAATGTTTATATGGATGCTTTTAAATCTTCTTTTAAAAAACTTGCGCCAAACATTCAAGTTAAAAATCCAGTGATGCTGGTGGTTTATACAGGAGCGATCTTAACAACGATTCTTTATGTTCTAACATTTTTTGGCCATACAGATGCAAACCCGTTTTTTATTTTAGCGATTGCCATTATTTTATGGCTGACGATTCTATTCGCCAACTTTGCTGAAGCAATTGCTGAAGGGCGAGGAAAGGCTCAAGCTGAAAGTTTAAAACAGGCTAAAAAAGATGTTACAGCACATAAAGTGGATTCTTTAGAGGATGCAAAAAATCAAAAATTCACCCAAATCAAATCGTCTGAACTGAAAAAAGGTGATCTTGTCTATGTGGCTGTTAATGAACAAATCCCGATGGATGGTGATGTGATCGATGGGGCAGCATCTGTAGATGAAAGTGCGATCACAGGGGAATCAGCACCAGTGATTCGTGAATCAGGTGGAGACCGCAGTGCCGTAACGGGAGGAACAACAGTAGTTTCGGATTACCTCGTGATTAAAGTTACCGCTGAAAATGGTGAATCCTTCTTAGATAAAATGATTTCAATGGTGGAAGGAACAGAACGGAAGAAAACACCAAATGAAATCGGCTTACAAATTATTTTGATTATGTTAACGATTATTTTCTTAGTCGTTTCGGCAACATTACTACCATTCACGAAATTCTCAAGCGAATTAGTAGGAACAGGCTCAGCTTTATCTTTAACGGTAATTATTGCTTTACTCGTTTGTTTAGCACCTACTACGATTGGGGCATTGGTCTCTTCTATCGGGATAGCTGGAATGAGTCGTTTGAATAAAGAAAACGTTATTGCCATGAGCGGACGTGCAATCGAAGCTGCCGGTGACGTTGATATTTTGTTATTGGATAAAACAGGAACGATAACTTTAGGAAATCGCCGCGCTAGCGAATTTATCCCAGTGACTGGTATTAAAGAATATGACTTAGCGGATGCAGCGCAACTGTCTTCTTTAGCGGATGAGACAGCTGAGGGACGAAGTATTGTAATCTTAGCGAAAGATAAATTTGATATCCGTGGTCGGGAACTCAATGACGTCGAAGTCGAGTTCATTGAATTTACAGCCAAAACAAGAATGAGCGGTATCAATTATCAAGGAGATGAAATCCGTAAAGGTGCTGCAGATACAATGAAGAATTATGTAGAAGCAAACGGTAGTATATATCCTGAAGAGTGTGACTTGATTGTTCAACGAGTAGCCAATGAAGGTGGAACACCATTAGTAGTGGTTAAAAATAACCAAGTTTTCGGTGTGATCTACTTAAAAGATATCGTGAAGAATGGTGTCAAAGAAAAATTTGATGATATGCGTAAAATGGGTATCAAAACCATTATGATCACTGGAGATAATCCGATGACGGCAGCCGCGATCGCTGCTGAAGCTGGCGTGGATGATTTCTTAGCAGAAGCAACGCCAGAAAATAAAATGAGCTTGATTCGTGAGTATCAAGAAAAAGGACACCTTGTGGCAATGACAGGAGACGGCACTAATGATGCGCCAGCCTTAGCTCAAGCAGATGTAGCCGTGGCAATGAATACAGGTACACAAGCAGCCAAAGAAGCAGGGAATATGATCGATTTAGATTCTAGTCCAACTAAATTAATCAGCATTGTAAAAATTGGTAAACAATTATTGATGACACGCGGTGCTTTAACTACATTTAGTATCGCCAACGATATTGCAAAATACTTTGCGATCATCCCGGTGTTGTTTTTCAGTATTTATCCTGCACTAGATGCGTTGAACATTATGAGATTGACTAGCCCGACTACTGCAATTTTGTCAGCGATCATCTATAATGCGTTTATTATTGTAGCCTTGATTCCATTGGCATTAAAAGGTGTATCATATAAGGAAAAACCAGCTAGTCAGATTTTACGCCACAATTTATTGGTTTATGGATTGGGTGGTGTCGTGGCACCATTTATCGCAATCAAATTGATCGATATTTTCTTGACATTGATTTTGTATTAAGTACGTTGAAATATGTCAAAAAATATAGGATTTACTAGAAAAACGATGGGTCATTACACTTTTAGATTAGGAGAGAAAAATAGTGAAAAAAATTATGATTGCATCATTAAAAAGTATTTTAGTATTCACTTTACTGTGCGGTGTAGTTTATACAGTTGCAGTCACTCTTGTTGGTCAAGTTGTCTTTTCAGCTCAAGCCAACGGTAGTTTAGTCAAAAAACAAGAAGCTGGGAAAACTGTAGTGATTGGATCTAAATTGATTGGTCAATCATTTGTTGGAGACGGATATCTTCATGGACGCCCAAGTGAAGTGAGTCAATTATCACCTGTTTCAAAAGAACAAAAAGAACGAGTTGAAAAACGAGTCGAAAAAATCGCTGCAACAGATATTCCCGTTGATTTAGTGACTGCTTCAGCTAGTGGTGTCGATCCTGAAATTTCAGTTGAAGGGGCGCTTTTTCAAAGCGAACGAATCGCTGCTGCCAGAAATATGAAAAAAGAGGATGTCCATGCTATAATCAAACAAAACATCATCGGCATGAAAATTGGTGGAATCACGTCGCAACGTGTGAATGTTTTAGGTGTTAATCACATGCTAGATGAGTCTGAATAAACGGTGGAATCAAATAAACTCCTTCTTAATGCTGTAAAACACAATGAGGTACGAGTTGATGCTTTCTTTTCAAAGGCTCAGAGCAGATAAACAGTGTTGCACAGTGCTTAATTGGTTCTTGGAGTTAAAATTTTCTGCCTCAACCTAGGAATAAAGGATGGAACGACAAGTGGAAGAAGAACGTTTAGATCCAGAACAACTTTTAGCAAAATGGAAGAAGAACGAACAAAGCCTGAGGTCTGGTAGACTGAAGGTTTTCTTCGGTTATGCGGCAGGTGTGGGGAAAACTTACGCAATGCTCAAAGAAGCGCATGAACAACAAGCAGAAGGAAAAAATGTGTTGATTGGTTATGTGGAGCCACATGCACGTCCAGAAACACAGACCTTAGTGAATGGGTTACCGACTCTATCCACCAAAACATATGAGTATAAAGGGATTCAGATCAATGAATTTGATGTGGATGCGGCACTAAAAGAAAAACCAGATATTATTTTAGTTGATGAATTAGCCCATACAAATGCTATTGGTGCTAGAAATAGAAAAAGATATCAAGATATTGAAGAACTATTGAAAGCTGGCATTGATGTTTATACAACGGTCAATGTGCAACATATCGAAAGTTTGAATGATGTTGTTGAGCAAGTGACAGGTATCCATATTTCAGAAACAGTTCCGGATACATTTTTTGAAACAAGTTCGCTAAAAGTCGTTGATATTGAAACGGATGAGTTATTGGATCGATTGAAGCAAGGAAAGATTTACCATTCTGAAAATGCTAGAAAAGCGATGGCAAACTTCTTTACCTCCGACAATTTAACGTTATTAAGAGGGCTTGCCATTCGTAAAGCTTCAGATCATATCAATACGACAAATCAACAGGAAACGCAAAAAAGTACAGGGATCCATTCCAAATTACTAACGATTATTGATGAAAAAAATCCGGATATGACCAAAAAATGTTTGCGTTGGACTGCTCGTTTAGCTCAAGCTTTAGGGGCAGAATGGATCGCATTAGAAATTTTGGAAGACACATCGGAGCATACCGAATCTGAAAATTCGAAGTTAGCAACAAAATTAGGTGGCGAAGTGGTTACTTTAGAGAGTGACAATCAACGAGAAACGATAATTCAGTATGTGAAAATGCGAGGCGTTACGGATTTAGTCATGGGTAAAATCATCAAACGGTCTCGCTTTCTTCGTTTGTATCGCCCTGATTTAGAAGACGAGCTAGTCGCGTTCATTCCAGATGTAGATATTCATTTAGTTCCTTATCAATCTAGTAAGTACTTATTGAATAAATACGCTACAAAGAAAAAGAATCTGAAAAGCATCTTCACTTGGCAAGATTTTTACATGACATGTGGACTACTTACTGTGGCAACGATTCTTTCTGAGTTTGGCTCTTACTTTCATATTGGTGATCAAAATTTGATCTTGATCTATATTCTTTTTGTGTTGCTAGTTGCTCGATTAACGACTGGGTATCTTTGGGCAGCACTGGCATCGATTGCCAGTGTCTTGATGTTTAACTGGTTTTTTGTTGAACCGTTATATTCGTTAACCGTATATAAACAAGGATATCCAGTTACGTTGATCTTTATGCTGTTAGTCGCGTTATTAGTGAGTAATTTAATGATGCAGATCAAAAAACAAGCATTTTATGCCATGAAACGAGAGCATCAATTAGAAATTCTATATGAGCTGAATAAAAAGTACTTAGTTACCCATGACCAAAAGGAAATTTTAGCAACGACTGCTGAATATCTCTCGAATATGCTAGACCGAGAAGTTGTATTATATGGCGAGGAAGAACTTAAAAATCCGACAGGAGCGCCAATCAAAGGACCACTTAGAAGCTTAGAAGAATTGGCTGTTGCCAATTGGGTCTTTGTTAATCAAAAAGAAGCTGGTTATGGAACAGACACACTGATGGGGGCAAAAGCGCTATACTTACCTGTTTTATCAAATGGTGTAACTTTAGCTGTTATTGGGATTGAAAAAAGCAAAGAAGATCCAATTACAGATGAAATCATTACCTTTATCGAATTGATTTCTACACAACTTTCATTAGCAATCGAGCAAAATAACTTAACCTTAGAACGACAACAAATTTTATTTGAAAACGAAAAAGAGCGGATGCGTGGTAATTTATTACGAGCTATTTCTCACGATCTTAGAACTCCATTAACAGGGATTTCTGGTTCTGTAGAAACAGTTTTAGATGACCACGAAGCAACTAAATTACCGGAAGAAACGAAAAGAAAACTGCTTGTAGGTATCAAAGAGGATGCAGATTGGCTGATTCGTATGGTGGAAAATTTACTGTCGATCACTCGGATCAATGAAGAAACAATGAAAGTTGCCAAAAGCAAAGAGGCAGCTGAAGAAGTTGTTTCATCAGCCATTCAGCGTATCAAAAAAAGTTATCCAGAAAGCGAAATCAGTGTTACACTTCCAGACGAATTTATTCTGGTTCCGATGGATTCGATTTTGATTGAGCAAGTCTTATTCAATTTGATGGAAAATGCAATTCGCCACTCTAATTGTCACTCACCAATCTTTGTGAGCGTTACAGCTACTGCTAAAGAGGTTACATTTGAAGTCGCTGATCAAGGGAAAGGTTTAACTGGGGAGCAAATCAAATTGTTGTTTGATGGCATGAGTAAACAAAATACACCAGTTGATTCTAAAAGTGGTATGGGGATTGGATTGTCTATCGTTAAAACAATCATCATGGCGCATGATGGAACGCTTAATGCAGGAAATCGACCACAAGGTGGGGCGGTCTTTACCTTTACCTTACCGCTAGAGAGAAAGGAGCAAAAGTGATGGCAACGATTTTGATTAT is a genomic window of Enterococcus haemoperoxidus ATCC BAA-382 containing:
- the kdpA gene encoding potassium-transporting ATPase subunit KdpA — its product is MSAIFIQQAIFFIVLIGLAVPLGFYIHKVMTGQKTLLTRIINPIENTIYRFLGTPAQKEMNAKQYSFSVLFFSLFSLLLLMAMMLGQQFLPLNPEKLPGTSFSLAFNTAASFVTNTNWQAYAGEDTLSIFTQAFGLTVQNFVSAAVGIAVLFVLLRGFTNRTTKYIGNFWQDLTRITLYVLLPLSFIVSLILISQGVVQTFAGSVETTSLELGQKIFLPLGTVASQVAIKQLGTNGGGFYGGNSTYPFENPNLISNFVENISILLIPAALIVAFGLYVKEWKQGRTIMIVSLGFLIAAMIGVTLSEYYGPQFSHVLGQMNLEGKEMRFGVGWSSLWAVSTTAASNGSINAMLDSFMPLGGLIPMFLMQLGEIIFGGTGSGLYGMIAFILLAIFIAGLLVGRTPEYLGKKIEPFDMKMVCLVILTPLLLTLLGTMLFILNPQAMSWLTNSGPHAFSEVLYGFSSLANNNGSAFAGLTADTTFLNILGGMIMIFSRFIPMLAIIYLAANLGKKKIVATGSGTLSTTNATFVTMLIIVILVIGALSFLPAMALGPIAEHFITK
- the kdpB gene encoding potassium-transporting ATPase subunit KdpB; amino-acid sequence: MKNTQNKRNVYMDAFKSSFKKLAPNIQVKNPVMLVVYTGAILTTILYVLTFFGHTDANPFFILAIAIILWLTILFANFAEAIAEGRGKAQAESLKQAKKDVTAHKVDSLEDAKNQKFTQIKSSELKKGDLVYVAVNEQIPMDGDVIDGAASVDESAITGESAPVIRESGGDRSAVTGGTTVVSDYLVIKVTAENGESFLDKMISMVEGTERKKTPNEIGLQIILIMLTIIFLVVSATLLPFTKFSSELVGTGSALSLTVIIALLVCLAPTTIGALVSSIGIAGMSRLNKENVIAMSGRAIEAAGDVDILLLDKTGTITLGNRRASEFIPVTGIKEYDLADAAQLSSLADETAEGRSIVILAKDKFDIRGRELNDVEVEFIEFTAKTRMSGINYQGDEIRKGAADTMKNYVEANGSIYPEECDLIVQRVANEGGTPLVVVKNNQVFGVIYLKDIVKNGVKEKFDDMRKMGIKTIMITGDNPMTAAAIAAEAGVDDFLAEATPENKMSLIREYQEKGHLVAMTGDGTNDAPALAQADVAVAMNTGTQAAKEAGNMIDLDSSPTKLISIVKIGKQLLMTRGALTTFSIANDIAKYFAIIPVLFFSIYPALDALNIMRLTSPTTAILSAIIYNAFIIVALIPLALKGVSYKEKPASQILRHNLLVYGLGGVVAPFIAIKLIDIFLTLILY
- a CDS encoding potassium-transporting ATPase subunit C, giving the protein MKKIMIASLKSILVFTLLCGVVYTVAVTLVGQVVFSAQANGSLVKKQEAGKTVVIGSKLIGQSFVGDGYLHGRPSEVSQLSPVSKEQKERVEKRVEKIAATDIPVDLVTASASGVDPEISVEGALFQSERIAAARNMKKEDVHAIIKQNIIGMKIGGITSQRVNVLGVNHMLDESE
- a CDS encoding sensor histidine kinase → MERQVEEERLDPEQLLAKWKKNEQSLRSGRLKVFFGYAAGVGKTYAMLKEAHEQQAEGKNVLIGYVEPHARPETQTLVNGLPTLSTKTYEYKGIQINEFDVDAALKEKPDIILVDELAHTNAIGARNRKRYQDIEELLKAGIDVYTTVNVQHIESLNDVVEQVTGIHISETVPDTFFETSSLKVVDIETDELLDRLKQGKIYHSENARKAMANFFTSDNLTLLRGLAIRKASDHINTTNQQETQKSTGIHSKLLTIIDEKNPDMTKKCLRWTARLAQALGAEWIALEILEDTSEHTESENSKLATKLGGEVVTLESDNQRETIIQYVKMRGVTDLVMGKIIKRSRFLRLYRPDLEDELVAFIPDVDIHLVPYQSSKYLLNKYATKKKNLKSIFTWQDFYMTCGLLTVATILSEFGSYFHIGDQNLILIYILFVLLVARLTTGYLWAALASIASVLMFNWFFVEPLYSLTVYKQGYPVTLIFMLLVALLVSNLMMQIKKQAFYAMKREHQLEILYELNKKYLVTHDQKEILATTAEYLSNMLDREVVLYGEEELKNPTGAPIKGPLRSLEELAVANWVFVNQKEAGYGTDTLMGAKALYLPVLSNGVTLAVIGIEKSKEDPITDEIITFIELISTQLSLAIEQNNLTLERQQILFENEKERMRGNLLRAISHDLRTPLTGISGSVETVLDDHEATKLPEETKRKLLVGIKEDADWLIRMVENLLSITRINEETMKVAKSKEAAEEVVSSAIQRIKKSYPESEISVTLPDEFILVPMDSILIEQVLFNLMENAIRHSNCHSPIFVSVTATAKEVTFEVADQGKGLTGEQIKLLFDGMSKQNTPVDSKSGMGIGLSIVKTIIMAHDGTLNAGNRPQGGAVFTFTLPLERKEQK